The nucleotide window CGTGCGAACAACTCCGCCGACGCTTTGTTCACCTTCGTCTGCGCGGAACTCGCCCGAAGCTGTCCCACCTGCCCGGCGGAGTGCCAGGTGGTGCCGGACGCGAGCTTCGATTGCTCCAGCAGGTGTACGTCCGTCCATCTCGCACGGGCGAAATGGTAAGCCGCCGCCGTGCCGGCAATGCCACCGCCGACAATCACGACGCGCGCGGATTTCGGAAGATCGCTGTGGGGAACTTCGAAGGACGCGCGAACCGGCGTGTTGTCGTGGAGGGTTTGAACGGACATGGATTCCCCAATTGAACCTAAAGAAAAATCTCCGGTTTCCATGATGCCGACCTTCTTCAGACAGAATTAACAGGATTTTACAGAATTCACATGAAGAGCCCGGGAACCAGCCACCTCTCTCCGATCCTGTTAATTCTGAAAATTCTGTTAATCCTGTCCCAAAAGGCCCGTGCCATGGAGGACTCTCGTTTTACACCGCCGCCGCTTCCTTCACCCAGTACATCGATTTCTCGATGGCGGTGATCAGGCGGGTGATGTCATCCGGGAACACGTGGCCGATCGTGCCGATGCGGAACGAATTGATGCCGGTGACCTTGCCCGGATAAATGACGAAGCCCTTTTCCTTGAGCAGCTCGTAGAACTTCATGAAGTCATACTCCGGCTCCTCCGGATTGTAGAAGCCGGTGATGATCGGGCTGTGCAGCGCATGCGGCAGCACGCACTTGAAGCCGAGCTTCTCCATGCCCACCACCAGACGACGCTGGTTCTCGGTGTAGCGTGCGAAGCGTGCCGCAACGCCGCCTTCCTCATCCAGCTCCTGCATCGCCTGATGGAACGCACGCACGACGTGGGTCGGGCTGGTGTAGCGCCACTTGCCGTGCCCCTTCTCCATACCCTGCCACTGATCGTAGAGGTCGAGCGACACGGAGCGGGAGTTGCCCTTGCACTTCTCCAGCACGCTCTTCTTCACGATCACGAAGCCGAAGCCGGGAACGCCCTGGATGCACTTGTTCGCGGACGAAACGAGGAAGTCGATCCCAAGTTCCGCCACATCGAGCGGGATGCCGCCGAAGGCGCTCATCGAATCGACGAGGAACAAGCGGTCATGGCGCTTCACGATGCTGGCGATGGCCTCCAGCGGATTGAGCATGCCGGTGGTGGTCTCGTTGTGGACGCAGACCACGTGGGTGATGCTCTTGTCCGCGCTGAGTTCGGCATCCAGTTTGCCAAGATCCGGCGGCGCGAGCTCGCCGGAGTCGTGGATGATGGTGTCGATCTTCAGCGTCTTCGCGATGCGGCCGAGGCGGTTGCCGTATTCGCCATTCGCCAACACCAGCAAGCGGCCGTTTTCCGGAACCGCGGAGCCGATCATGGCCTCGACCGAGAAGGTGCCGCTGCCCTGCATCAGGACGACGGTGTAATCCTCCGGCTTCGTCACGGTGGCGAGCTTCACCAGGCCCTCGCGGATCGGAGTGACCACGCCTAGGTTATAGTCGTCATCCCACGTACACCAGTCGCGCAGCATCGCTGCACGGACGGTGGGCGAGGTGGAAAGCGGCCCCGGGGTGAGGAGGATGTACGGATTTTCGAGATCGAGGTTCATAGCGGGAGGAATCTGAAATTTGAGATTTGAAATCAGCGGGGTGCGATCACCACGGCAGGCTGAAGGTCTTGACGTGGGTGAAGAACTTCATCGCCTCCACCACGCCTTCCTTGATGCCGAGGCCGGAATCGCGGACACCGCCGAACGGCGTGTGCTCAAGGCGGTAGCCGGGCACCTCGTTGACGTTGGTCGTTCCGGTCTTGAGTTCCTTCGAGGCACGCATCGCGGCCTGAAGGTTGTTGGTCACGATCGCACTGCTCAGGCCGAAGCGACCGGAGTTGTAATAGTTGATCGCGTCATCGAGATCCTTGATGGTCACGATCGGACCGAGCGGGCCAAAGCTTTCCTCATGCACCATCTCCGCATCGCGCGGCACATTGGCGATGACGGTCGGTTCCAGCAGCGCGCCCTTGCGGTTGCCGCCGAGCAGCACCTTGGCACCCATCTTCACGGCATCGTGAACGCGGCGCTCAAGCAGCTTCGCGGAGTCCTCGGTGATGACGGTGCCAACGACCGTATCTTCGGCTTCCGGGTCGCCGGACTTGTAGGTCTTCGCGAGCTCCACGAACTTTTCCGTAAAGGCTTCAA belongs to Luteolibacter ambystomatis and includes:
- a CDS encoding 2-aminoethylphosphonate--pyruvate transaminase yields the protein MNLDLENPYILLTPGPLSTSPTVRAAMLRDWCTWDDDYNLGVVTPIREGLVKLATVTKPEDYTVVLMQGSGTFSVEAMIGSAVPENGRLLVLANGEYGNRLGRIAKTLKIDTIIHDSGELAPPDLGKLDAELSADKSITHVVCVHNETTTGMLNPLEAIASIVKRHDRLFLVDSMSAFGGIPLDVAELGIDFLVSSANKCIQGVPGFGFVIVKKSVLEKCKGNSRSVSLDLYDQWQGMEKGHGKWRYTSPTHVVRAFHQAMQELDEEGGVAARFARYTENQRRLVVGMEKLGFKCVLPHALHSPIITGFYNPEEPEYDFMKFYELLKEKGFVIYPGKVTGINSFRIGTIGHVFPDDITRLITAIEKSMYWVKEAAAV